The Streptomyces venezuelae genomic interval TATGCGGAATTCAGCGTTTCCTGCTGTGCGTCGCAGTGTGTTGTGCGCCCTGTCGTGTGCGGTCCTGTCCGCCGCGCTGCCGGTCGCCTCCGCCGCCGCGCCCCAGCCCGGTGAGGCCGCCCGCGTCCCCTTCGCGCCGCGGTACGAGGCCGAGCAGCACGGCGGGATCGTGCGGGCCGCCAACACCTCGGCGAAGGGCCTGAAGGGCACCGAGTCGGTCAACGACGACTCCTCGATCGCGTACGTCGACGTGGACAGCGACCCCAACACGTACAACTCCAGCCGCGCCGAGCTCCCGGTGCCCTCGGGCGCCCGGGTGAGCTGGGCCCGGCTGTACTGGGGCGGAAACCTGCGGGTGGGCGAGCAGAAGCCGCCCGCGGACAACGGGCGCGTCCTGATCGCCGAGCCCGGCGGCCGGTACAAGGCGCTGCTCGCCGACACCCTGATCGGCCACCGCACCGCCGACGGCGCCGACGCCTTCCAGGCCTCCGCCGACGTCACCGAGCTCGTCCGCTCCGCCCGCTCGGGCCAGTGGACCGTCGCCCAGGTCAATGTGGCCATGGGGCGCTCGAAGGTCGGTGGCTGGGGCGGCTGGACGCTCGTCG includes:
- a CDS encoding DUF3344 domain-containing protein is translated as MRRSVLCALSCAVLSAALPVASAAAPQPGEAARVPFAPRYEAEQHGGIVRAANTSAKGLKGTESVNDDSSIAYVDVDSDPNTYNSSRAELPVPSGARVSWARLYWGGNLRVGEQKPPADNGRVLIAEPGGRYKALLADTLIGHRTADGADAFQASADVTELVRSARSGQWTVAQVNVAMGRSKVGGWGGWTLVAAYEKATEPLRRMAVWDGFETVGPGTGELRVPVDGNRYPKGTAGRLGVVAYDGDRGTSGDYLEVGTSPSRSARMADSANSSDDVMNSSITEFGTGRTVRFPDGTNTLGYDSDVFDLRGALREGADHVDVRFGSRKDTVWLGALFLQADVRR